The Flavivirga eckloniae genomic interval GAAGTAACTTCGGTTAGTATTGGAGAGACAGGGAGGGTATTGTTTTCTGCTTTTTTTGCATCGGTGTAGTTAATTGTAAGCAGTTGGTTAATGGTAATGTTGTTTAATATATGTTCCTTACCGTCTGGCCAAAGAATTTGAATGCTGTCAATCTGTTGCGTCTTTCCTAATCCAAAATGGGCAATTGGTTCTACAGATGACAAATAGCCTCTTACGGTTTTAAACTCTTGATATTGTATACTGTCGTTATAGAAAAGGGTAATCTTATTCCCCAGACCAAATGAATTGTTTTTTGATCCTTTGAATTTTATTCTTAGGTAGTTGTTTGATGTGTTTTCGGAATTGTTTTTATAAATAAAGGCCTGGTCGTCTATATTATTGATGATTAAATCTAAATCGCCATCATTATCTAAATCGGCATATGCAGCTCCATTGGAGAAACTGGGTGTGTCGATACCCCATTTTTTTGATGTGTTTTCAAATTTATAGTTCCTTTTGTTTTTAAAAATGTAGTTTTTTAGTTTGTTTGAAGGGAAAAAATCAACAATCTCCTGAATAATTTGATCTTTGGAAATGTTGGGATTAACGCCTTTTTGAGTATACTCTTTATATTTTATGGAGGCATCACGATTCCAGATATCCCTTTTATAGCCATTGGTTACAAAAATATCTTTATACCCATCGTTATCAAAGTCACTGCCCAAACAAGACCAGCTCCAATCTGTTTTCGAAATGCCAGATAGCTGTGAGATATCGCTAAAAAAACCATTCCCTTGATTAAGGAGCAGCACATTGTGCATATATTGATTATGAAGCCCCTGATCGAGATAAAAATTATATTCTTCTACATTCATTGTAGCCATGTTGGTCTTTGATCTCACATAGTTTTCCGGCGACATGTCGAGTTCGATAATATCCTCTAAACCGTCGTTGTTTATATCAACAATATCTACTCCCATACCGTAAAAAGCAACATGATTTGTTCTCGTTTTTACTTCATTTTTAAGGGTTTCTCCTTTGTTATTGATGTACATATAATCGTGTTCATAAAAATCGTTTGATACAAAAATGTCTTTATAACCATCATTATTAATATCGGAAACTGCTAATCCTAAACCATACCCTAAATTATCTTCTATACCTTTTTCTTTTGAACTGTTTACAAACTTTCCGTTGTTGTTGATGTATAGTTTATCCCGGTAATTGTCGTTATTCTGATTTTTTAAATTGATGTATTGTTCATACGATAAGAAAAAGTCTTTGGGTCTGTTTATTAAATACATATCGAGGTCGTTATCATTATCTACATCGAAAAATGTAGCCATCATAGAGAACCCTTTGTCAGCGAGCCCATAGGCTTCAGCTTCTTCTTTAAATGTGTTATCTCCCTGATTGATATAAAGCAAATTTCCCCTTAAATCTTCGGGCTCATTCCAACCTCCTTTGCATATATAGATATCTAATAAGCCATCTGCATTAACATCTGCCATAACTACACCATTGTGCCAAGATTTTTTACTTGCTATACCAGATTTTTTTGTGATATTTTCGAAGGTGAAATTTCCTTTGTTTATGTATAGATGATCTTCTACCTGGTTTCCTGTAAAGTAAATATCTGGCAGGCCATCGTTATTGATGTCGCCAACAGCAACGCCACCTCCGTTGTAAGCATAATTATATACTCCAAAGAAGTTATTCATATTTTCTGAGATACGATTATTAAAAGTAATGTTGGTCTTTTCACTTTTAATTAATGAAAATAATGAATCATTAGAAATGGGCTCGGTTTTTTGCTTAGAACAGCTTACAGCGAGAATTACTAATAATAGTATAGTTGTATATTTTAACATAATGAGAGAGTTTTTATGCTTTTTTAAAGTTTTATGGATTAATTATAAAACGTCTACTTTTTTATAAGCATTCTTGTTTGGTTATTAATTTTAAGAACATAAACACCAGATGATAAGGTGTTTAGGTGGTTTAGCTTCGTCTTTTTTGTGTCAGAATCAAATACTTTCCCTTTTAAAGGAATAATACTCCCTTTCATATCTACTAATTCAAAGAGATCTGTTTCTAATGTATTGGTAACATATAAAACTCCATTTGAGTCTATTGGATTTGGATAAGCGAGATAGGTTGAGGTGTTCGTTTCCTGTTTAGTTTGTTTTTGGAAATATTTTACTCCAAAATTAAATGCTTTAACTCCTATCTGGGCTCCTATTAATCGTCCTGGGATATCATCTGCAGGCGGATGGATGCCACCCCATATTCTGGATAAACTGCATTGATCTGAAGCATCTCTATAGGTAGCCCATTGTAATTTTACATCAACACTTGGACCTTCTTCGAAAACCAAAAACTCATTTTTTCGTGCAATAAACTCACCATAACCGCCTGGGAAATATTCGCTTCCGGTTAGTAAAGTCATGACTTCTGCAGCTGCTCTGGAATACGTGGAATGCCCCGATACATAACCTGCAAAAGGAGGGGTTACAAAACTGGGGCGTTGATATGGCCACCAATTCTCTGCCAAAATCCATCCTACACCGGCATTATCTGTATCTGGATTGTTTATATAATCAGGACCTTTCCAGGTATATAATTTAATTTTCCCTATGTTTTCTCCATTTCTGCCTTCAAGTGCATCACCGGCGTTTACAACTTCTATTAAATCTTCTTTTAGAGGAATACCTGCAACATTATAATTATCTAGAGACATGTCTGAGCTTTGTCCTAAATCTGCCATATAACGAATTGCAGAAATAGGTCGAATATAATCGTACCATCCTTTTATACTCCAAGCCGATATGGCGGCATCATGCATGGTTCCACCCAGAAGAAAATAGGACTTTACATCCCATTCCAGAGGATCTAAAACATTACCTTCTCCTCCTAATTTCTTTTCTAGTAATTTGTGGTCGCTCACATAATTAAGTAAAGTAAACCAATGTCCTGGTGGTGTTTCAGAATCGGGACCATCGGCCCAAAATTCCGCAAGCACTCTGGCGTAATCGCCTCTGGGTACTAATTGTTCTTCGTAGGGAGCATTGGTATATGGATTTGTATCGTGTCCATTGCCAATATCACCTCCTTCAATTAATTTGTAAAAATCGGGGTGATTTGAAAAATGCTCCGGAAAATTAGCAATATCGATATTGCCAATGGATTTTGGGGAAATGTCCCAAAGCACATTGTCGTTTGGATCCAGGTGTGACCCCCAAATAGATACTAAAGAAAACCCCCATTTATAGGATTCGCTGGAGGAAGTCTCATTGTTTAAGTCTAAATAGG includes:
- a CDS encoding VCBS repeat-containing protein, encoding MLKYTTILLLVILAVSCSKQKTEPISNDSLFSLIKSEKTNITFNNRISENMNNFFGVYNYAYNGGGVAVGDINNDGLPDIYFTGNQVEDHLYINKGNFTFENITKKSGIASKKSWHNGVVMADVNADGLLDIYICKGGWNEPEDLRGNLLYINQGDNTFKEEAEAYGLADKGFSMMATFFDVDNDNDLDMYLINRPKDFFLSYEQYINLKNQNNDNYRDKLYINNNGKFVNSSKEKGIEDNLGYGLGLAVSDINNDGYKDIFVSNDFYEHDYMYINNKGETLKNEVKTRTNHVAFYGMGVDIVDINNDGLEDIIELDMSPENYVRSKTNMATMNVEEYNFYLDQGLHNQYMHNVLLLNQGNGFFSDISQLSGISKTDWSWSCLGSDFDNDGYKDIFVTNGYKRDIWNRDASIKYKEYTQKGVNPNISKDQIIQEIVDFFPSNKLKNYIFKNKRNYKFENTSKKWGIDTPSFSNGAAYADLDNDGDLDLIINNIDDQAFIYKNNSENTSNNYLRIKFKGSKNNSFGLGNKITLFYNDSIQYQEFKTVRGYLSSVEPIAHFGLGKTQQIDSIQILWPDGKEHILNNITINQLLTINYTDAKKAENNTLPVSPILTEVTSEMFEQPFVHKENIYDDFKDQILIPHKLSQNGPCLAVGDINSDGLEDFYVGGAGNQSGQTYIQTVNGKFKVKKQPAFKNDSRHEDVGATFFDADGDNDLDLYVVSGGNEFEIHDPILQDRLYINNGKGQFNKSNNLPELNESGSAVVPLDFDADGDLDLFVGGRLIPKTYPYAPKSFLLENKEGKFTDVTNTIAPELSNIGMVTSAVWSDIDGNQTNELILVGEWMPITIFKLENKIFKNVTNQYGLENTNGWWNKIVASDIDKDGDTDFVVGNLGLNYKFSASKEKPFIVYANDFDQNGTNDIFLAKHYKDREVPIRGKQCTSQQMPRIGEKYKTYQEFAKADISQIIGDVNNKALKYEAKEFASIILKNKSGKLTIEKLPIQAQFSVINGITVEDFNQDGINDILIAGNKFEVEVETTRADASVGLLMLGTKTGTFKSLNYLESGFFAPYNVKDIQKIKLPNSKTAILTAINNNTTKIFSTN